ACTGGGTCTTTTGACCTACAATGAAATTACCGATAATTTACAGTTAATTTACAGGCGTTTCAATTGGGAATTGTTTTAAACCTTTATTAATCCCAAGGTACGGCTGTTTTTAATCTTCATCGTGTATTACTAATCATAACGAACGTAGCGATTCGGTCAGGGATTGCATTTGTAAAACGGAATATTCCGGATTTCGGATCGATCGCTCGTTGGCATCATTTCATCTTTAAACCTTGGGCCGCTTTGGGAGTTGTAATTTTGATGATTTCCTGATGCGGCTGTTTCTTACGGAAGATTTTTAAGTCGGTATTTTACGTCGGTATACGGAGCAACTACCCATGGCTGTTATGTCCAGGCAGAAACTTGGCGATTTGCTAGTTAGGCACGGCTTTATCACTCCTCAGCAACTGGCGGATTCCCTGGAGGAACAGCGTAAAACCGAGGCTAGATTAGGCTCGATTTTGGTAAAACGGGGTTACTTAACAGAGCAAAACCTGATTGAGGTTTTGGAATTCCAGCTGGGAATCCCTCATGTTGTTATCGCGAAAAAACAGATTGCTCCTGAGACCGTGGAACTGGTTCCGGAGCAATTAGCCAGGAAATATAAAGTTTTTCCGGTGGACCGGGCGGGAGAACGGATAATCCTGGGAATGCTCGATCCCACTGATGTTTTCGCCATTGACGAGCTTCGCTTGTCGCTGAACATGGAAATTCAGCCGGTGATCGTCACGGAGGAAGATCTAAACCGGGCAATCAATCAATACTACGGAATGCGGGGCTCCATCGAGGAAGTCTTCAAGGACCTCGATATTGAGTTTGAACAGACAAAAGAAGAACCCCAGTACGATGATTTGGAGGCCGCCGAGGAAGCGCCCATCGTCAAGCTGGTCAATCTGATCATGACCCAGGCGGTAAAGGAACGGGCCAGCGATATTCATCTTGAGCCGACTGAGAAAGAGTTGCTCGTCCGTTTCCGGATCGACGGCCATCTGAAGAAAATCATGACTTCGCCCAAGAATACCCAAGCGGCGATCATCTCCCGGATTAAAATCATCTCCGGCATGAATATCGCCGAGAAACGGTTGCCGCAGGACGGCAGGGTGCAGATCCGGGTTGAGGGAACGGCCATTGATATGCGGGTCTCGGCGATCCCGACGCTTTTCGGGGAAAAGATCGTGATGCGGTTGCTCTTTAAGACCAATATCATGGCCAGAATGGAGCAGCTGGGATTTATCCCCATGACCCTGGAGAAGTTTCGAACAGTCTACCGGCAGCCGCACGGCATTATCTTGGTCACCGGACCGACCGGAAGCGGCAAGTCCACAACGCTCAGCGCGGTCTTAAACGAGCTGAACAGTCCGGATATCAACATCCTGACGGTGGAAGATCCGGTGGAGTACCAGATCCCCGGGGTCAACCAGGTCCAGGTGAACAACAAGGCCGGACTGACCTTCGCGGCGGCGCTCCGGTCGTTCCTGCGCCAGGATCCGGACATTATCATGGTCGGGGAGATCCGGGACCGGGAGACTGCCCAGATCGCTTCGCAAGCGGCGCTTACCGGCCATTTGGTCTTATCGACCCTCCATACCAATGACGCGCCGAGCACGGTAACCCGGTTGATCGATATGGGAATTGAGCCGTTTTTGGTCGCCTCCACGCTCGCCGGGGTGCTGGCGCAACGCCTGGTGCGATCGTTGTGCAAACAGTGCAAAGAACCTTATCGACTGCAGCCGGACGATCCATATTATAAGATCGTTACGACGGTTTTTCCAAATTTCGATCCGGACAAGCATCTTTTTTACCGCGGCCGAGGTTGCCCGGAATGCCATAATACCGGCTACGCCCGGCGCATGGCCATACATGAGGTATTAATCATTAACCAGGAGCTGCGGGCGACGATCGCCCAAAATGTCCCGGCGGCCGCGCTGAAGGATGTGGCGGTCGGCAACGGAATGCTGACGTTGTTCCAGGACGGTCTGGTCAAAGCGATGGAGGGACTGACTTCCTTGGATGAGATCGTGCGGGCGGCGTATACGTTTGAATGAGCTTGCCTGATTGAAGCAACTTCCTTACGGTTTCAGCCATGGACTGCCCGGGATTCGCTTATCGCAATATTCCCACAAATACTTGCCCTTATTTATCATGATCCAGCAACCATTTTTTATAGTTACATGCCAAAAGCTTCGATTCCATTCGCCGCAGCGGGAGCGGAAGGACCGTGGTTTTTGGAGAATCATTGAAAGCCGGGGAGAGAGCCATTGGAACTCGTTGACATCCTGACCATCGGAGCGCGGGAACAAGCCTCCGACATTCATCTCACGGTGGGAAGGCCGCCGATGTTGCGGATCTTCGGTGAGTTGATTCCCGTCGCCGGGTATGACATCCTCAGTTTCGCCACGATTAAAGAATTGTTGGCTCCGCTGCTGAATGAGCACAGGCAGCGGCTGCTCAACCAGGACGGGCACGTCGATTTTTCCTACGGCGTTTCGGAGTTGGGCCGGTTCCGGGTCAACATCTTCCGCCAACGGGGTTCCATCGCCGGAGTGATGCGGCTGATCCCTTCCGATATTCCGCATCTGGACATGCTGGGCCTGCCGGACGCGGTGGCGGGACTGGTGGAAAAGACCCGGGGGCTGGTATTGGTCACCGGGCCGACCGGGAGCGGCAAGTCCACCACGCTGGCCTCGATGATCGATCTGATTAATCAGAACCGGAGCTGCCACATTATCACGCTGGAAGATCCGATTGAGTTCTTGCACCGCCATAAACGGAGCCTCATCAATCAACGGGAGATCGGCACCGACGCCGATTCGTTCGCCGGGGCGCTCCGGGCCGCGCTCCGCGAGGATCCGGATGTGATCCTGGTCGGCGAGATGCGGGACTACGAGACGATCCAGACCGCGCTGACCGCCGCCGAGACCGGCCATCTGGTGCTGGCGACCCTGCATACCAATGACGCCATGCAGACCGTCGACCGGATCATCGACGTTTTCCCGCCCAACCAACAGGAACAGGTCCGGACCCAATTGTCATTGACGTTACAAGCGATCATCTCGCAGCAATTGCTGCCGCGCGTCGATAAACCCGGCCGGGTGCTGGCCGCCGAGGTTCTGGTCATGACCAACGCTGCGCGGAATATCATCCGCGAGGGCAAGACCCATCAGTTGCCGACCGTGATCCAGACCGGCGGGAGGCTGGGGATGCAGTCGATGGACGCCGCGCTGCGCTCGCTTTGCCAGCGCCGGATCATCAGCGCTCAGGAAGCGCTGCTGCGTTCGACCGATCAGGAAGAATTCAAAAAACTGCTGGGCGTTTCGTAGGGGGAGAGCATGCCGACCTATCGATATCAAGCCCGCGAAAGAAGCGGCAAAGTCAAGGCGGGACTGATCGACGCCAACAGCGAACGCGAGGCCGGAGCCAGGCTGCGGCAGGACGGATTGTATATCACGGCGATCCAGCCCTTGCTGGAACTGCGGGGCAGAACCCAATCCAATCCGAACCGCAAGATAAAGCTGCGCGATCTATTGTTGTTTACCCGGCAGTTTGCGGTGTTGATCCGGGCCGGGGTGAATTTGGTATCGTGCTTGAACCTGCTGGCGCAACAGAACGATAACCACCATTTCGCGATGATCATCAACCAGATCCGGCGGGATGTAGAGGGCGGGGAATCGCTCCACGGCGCCTTGAGCAAACATCCCCGCGCCTTTCCCGCCATCTATATCCATATGGTGGAGGCGGGCGAAGCCAGCGGCCAATTGGACACGGTGCTGGAAAGGCTGACCCAGCACCTCCAGCGGGACATGGAGCTGCGCAAAAAAGTGATCGGGTCGCTGACCTATCCTATTATCATTGCACTAGTTGCCATTTTGTCAGTCACCGTATTGATGGTGTTTGTACTGCCTAAGCTTTTGGAGACATTTACTTCCGCCGGAATACCCTTGCCCTTGTTTACCAAGATGTTAATGGGATTCTGCTATGGTGTCCGGGATTATTGGTATATCATTTTCGGACTATTTTTCGGAGGACTTTTTGGCTTCGGAGCGTACCGGAATACAATGCCCGGGCGGAGAGCCACCGATAAAATTTTATATACCATGCCGGTAATCGGGCCAGTAGTCCAAAAGTTAAGCATCGCCCGGTTTACCAGGACCCTGGCCACTCTCTTGGAGAGTGGGATTCAGATTACCACCGGTTTGGAGATAGTGGAACGTTTGGCAGGTAATATGGTGGTCGCCAACGCCATCAAAGCCGCTCGGACAAGTATTACTAAAGGCACTGGGTTCGCCCAACCGTTGGCGGAATTAAAAGTTTTTCCGGTGCTGGTGACCCAGATGATCGGGGTCGGCGAGGAGACTGGTGAACTCTCCAATATGCTTACGGAAATTGCTGATTTTTATGAGAGAGAGGCGGAATATGCGGTAACTACCTTAACAACCATGATTGAGCCGGCAATCATCGTTTTAATGGGGGGCGCGGTGGCGTTAATTGTAGCTGCGGTGATGCTACCAATGTTTGAAATGAATTCGGGCGGCTTGTTGAGATGAAACCGCAGGAAACAATTACAATCGCCATAACAAGAATGAATTAGTTTTCAACGAGATGTTGCTATAAGATAAAAAATGTAATGAAAGGAGGTGAAAAAACATGCGGAAAATCAGAGAACAAGGTGGATTTACCCTGATGGAGCTGTTGATCGTGATTGCGATCATCGGTATCCTAGCCGCCATAGCTGTTCCGAGATTTATTAGTCAGACGGCCATCGCTAATAAGAGTGTATGCCATAATAATGTTGCGACGCTCAATACAGCAATCGAGCTGTATAGGGCGACCAACAGTAAAGAGCCGAGCACTGTTGCAGCTTTGTGGACTACTAGTCAAAATGGAAAAGATAAAGCCGTATTAAAGAGTGCAGTTACTTGTCCAAATAGCGGAACGTACTCTTTTATCATGGACGATAATGGTACCGCTAACGATCCGAAGGATGACGTAGTTGTTCAGGAGGCAACTTGCAGCCTAGACGGTAATGCGGCCGGAAAATTACAAGAAAACGAAGAATAAGGCTCTTGATTTTATGTGAGGTATATTAGATTGTTTGTTTCAAATTTCATTATTTTTTTCTTGGGCATGATTGTGGGTAGTTTTTTAAATGTTATAATTTACCGTTTACCGCGGGGGGAGTCGATCGTCCTCCCCCCCTCCCATTGTCCCTATTGCCAGCATCGGTTAGGCATTTTCGATCTCTTCCCGGTGCTGAGTTACATTGGGCTGAAAGGAAGATGCCGGTATTGCCGATCGCCCATCAGTTGGCGCTATCCGGCGGTTGAATTATTGACCGGAATTTTGACCGGGATTTGGTTTTCAGTCTATGGCTTGAACATCGCAGCCATCCCATATTTGCTATTGACATACGTTTGCATTGCAATCGCCTTCATTGATCTGGACCATCAGATCATCCCTGACCGCCTGACATTGCCGATGATGATCTTGGGTCTGTTAGTCAGACTGTATCAAGGGAATCTTTTTGAAGCCTTGATTGGCGGTTTTGTCGGCGGCGGGATTTTAATGGCTATCATTCTGGTTTATCCCAAGGGGATGGGCATGGGGGATGTCAAGTTTTTAGCGATGGCCGGTATCTGGCTGGGCTGGGAGAAGGCGGTGGTCACGTTGTTTCTGGGCAGTTTGATCGGGACTGTCTTGTTGGTTCCGTTTATGGGCTTGAAAAAGATCGATCGCAGAACGCCGGTGCCTTTCGGGCCGTTTTTGGCATTGGGAGTATTATTCATTTTATATGGAGGGAAATATTTCGTACAAATACTCCCGTGGGGAGGATTGTAAGCGATGGGCTTGCGATATCCGCGTCAAACGGCGGGGTTCACGCTGATTGAATTGATCATTACCTTAGCAATCTTAGGGATAGTGGCAGGCTTGGCTTGGCCTAGGTTCCAGGGATTTACGGATTGGGCTAAGTTTAATGAGGCGGCGGATCAGTTTTATTATGGACTTAGACAGGCACAGCGTTTAGCGATTTCAAATAATACCTATATCAAATTTCAATGGGGCGAGGAATCCGGTACATTTAAGTATAAGATTAAAAATAAGGACGATGTGGAATTAGAATCCAAGAATTTCAATGGGTTAGCTTCGACTTGGACAATTAGCACTACTGGGTTTCCATCCCAAAACTATGTACGGTTCTCACAATGGGGTTGCCCGGTTGATGAAAGTTTACAATTTAAAAAAGGAACGGTTACGTTTAGCGGGTGCGGGAGTAGTCAAACATTCACAGTATATGTAACGGGTCTAATCAAACGGAATTAGGATTGGAGTGATTGAAATGCCGCAACATTCCAATGTCGAAAAAGGCTTTTCTCTGGTGGAAGTTTTGATGGCGATGCTTCTATTCGCTGCAGCAGTATTAATGCTGGCAAGTTACACCATTGCCACGAGTCGTTCACAGTTGTTGGCCAAACGTATGGATATGGCAGCGGCCAAAGCTGCCAATGAGATTGAAAAATGTAAAACACTTGCTTCGCAAGACAGGTTTACTGAGATTGAGGGTCAAGACGCTTGGACTGATTCAGATGGTTTTGAAATTTTGAAAGACGTTACTGATTTAACCTTGGATAATGCCGGCAATATGTCACTTGAAACCGAATCCCCCAGCTTGAAAAGGGTCAAAGTCACAGTAACTTATTATAATGATAATGATAAAAATGATAAATTAATTTCAGTCACCCAAACTACATTGATCTCCTCAAGGTAGGGGTGGTAATATGTCCACTCAAAAGAACGGGTTTACTTTGGTGGAAATTCTGATCGCTTTTACAATTACCGCTTTTTTAACTATTGCCATTGCCTTGATGTTGAAAAACACTTCGAATTATTATAGTGCTATGCGCAGTGAAACTGAGATTCAGCAATATGTTCAAACAACCCTTAGCTTTTGTAAAAATGAAATTCTTTCAGCCCAACGCTTTAGATATACGGGTAATTCCGGTACAACTAATGAAAGTATTACTTTTTGCAACGCATCGGGTCAAGAAATTACCTATCATAAAGAAGGGTCAATTTTAAAACGGGAGAAGGCAGGAGAAACGGATCCAATAATTGCCGAGAACGTTGATGTCTGGAAAATAACTTATTTAAATGACAGCCAACTTAAATTCAGTGAGCTCTCGATAACTTTGAAGCTTCATGATTCAAAAGATACAACGATAAGTTATCAAAATTTAATTACTATTCATCCTCGGAATTTTGAGGGAGTCCTTGATAGCGATCATCAAGGTTGGGTAAAGTGAGGTGAATTTAGTGAAACAATATGAAAAAGGAATTGCCTTAGTCCTGGCAATCATTATTGTCTTAGTAATTTCACTATTTTTACTTTCTCTAAACGGAGTGCGAAAAGATCAGATTACCAGTGTTAATTTGAAGAATAAGTCGGATAAAGCTTTTGAACTTTGTGAGGCTGGCATTGAATGGGCCGCGCGGTATCTTGCAAATCAAAACCAAATTGGAGAGGAAATTGAAGATCAAAATGATCCTTTGACCGAAGAACCGTTGGGATCAGGAAATGGCTTTTGTAATATTACATGGCATTATGATGCAGCACAAGGTAAATACATCATTAAAAGCGAAGCGACTCAAGATGGGATCCATCGGTCGTTACAGGTTTCAATTCAATTACAAAACCCTTTACTAGATTATAAAGTAGCTTCATGGGGCGGCGACGAGGCAAAACTAACTTTAACCGGACGCGTTGAAGGTAGTGTGTTTGCGGATAGTCCGGTGGATTTATATTTTTGTATTGCTGATCAGCTGGCCGTTACTCAAAGATATTATAAAAATACCTATATTAATAAAAAATTAGCACTTATATCGAGTGACCAAATAAAATTAGTAAATTATATTGCACCGCCGACTGTATCATTCTCCGCTTACAAAAAGGATGCCCAAGAGGCAAAAATTTATGGTAAGGGCTTTTATTACCCTGGAGATCAAACTATTATTTTTGATGAAAATTATTCACAAGATTATTTTAAGGATAAGATAGTTTATGCAGACGGTGACCTTACCATAAAATTAAAAGGTCATTTACATTTATTTAATTATAAAGAAGCTAAAATGAGATGTAATAATACAGTATTTGTTGCCAAAGGTAATCTCACAATTACCTGTGACGATTTACTTTTTTTTTGGCGATCATCAATTATAAATGTTAACAATGATAAGTTAACTTTAATTGCAGGAAAAAAACTAACTTTTGATCCCCAGATTATTACTGACTCTGCAAACGTCAATTTCATTGGAATGTGGTATAGTGGGGAAGAAATTGATCTTGAACCTTGGATTGGGGGTAAAGATATTCAACTAGACGGAATGGTTATTGCAAAAAAGGGTGGCACCGTTAAACTTTGGGTTTTAAAAAACTTTTTCAAGTGGCAAGGACTTGATGATGCACACCTTAAAATGAAAACCATTACTTTCTCAGACTGGCAAGAGAATCACGAATAATATAGCTTACGAATCGGAGGCGCTTAGTTTGGCCAAAGTTGGGATAGGTCTGGACATCGGCACCAGTTCAGTAAAGATCGCGGAATTACAGGGCGGCAAAACGGTCAGCCTGGAACGGTTCGGGATCGTTCCGCTGGAGGACGGGGCGTTGGCGGCCGGGATCGTGAAGGATCGCGCGGCAGTGGCCGGGGCGATCAGGGAGGTCTTGGCGCAAAGCAAGATCAAACACCGCAAAGTGGTGGTCGCCATCGCCAGCCAGGCGGTGATCGTCCGTTTCTTCAAACTGCTGAAGATGGCCGACGTCAGTAAGGAACAGCTGGCCAACGCCGTCCGGTTCGAGGCGGAGAACTATATTCCTTTTCCCATCGATGAAGTGACCATGGACTTTCAGGTGGTCCATACCGATCCCCGGGAGGGCGATGTGGAAGTGATGCTGGTCTGCGCCCAGAACGAGATCATCCATAGCCACCTGGAAACGCTCAAAGAGATCGGGCTCCAACCGTTGGCCATGGATATCCAGCCTTTCGCCATGATGCGTGCGGTCGGGCTTGAGGGAGACCAGCCCCAAAGCGTCGCCTTGCTGGACATCGGCGCCGGAACCAGCGATCTGATGATCGTCAAAAACCAGATCCCCACCTTCACCCGGATCATCCAGTTGGCGGGCAACCGGCTCACGCAAAGCATCGGCAAGAACCTCGGCGTGAATTACGATGAGGCGGAGAAGCTCAAGCTGACCCTCAGCGAGGCATTATACGATTTTACGAACAATAACCCCGACAGTATCGGATACAAGGTCAACTTCGCAATGCAGGAAGGCTTGAAGGAGCTGGTGTTGGAGTTGAAACGGTCATTCGATTATTATCAATTGCAACAGCGGACCGAGGAAGTCTCCAGGCTATTGGTGTCGGGCGGGGGGTCGCAGATCAACGGCATGATTCCATATTTGCAAAATGAATTGGGGATCGATGTCCAACTGGCCGTCCCTACCTCCGATATCCGTTATCATGAAGCGATTCACGCCGAGTTCGCGGCGGATGTGGCCAAGATGACGGTTGCGGTCGGACTGGGCCTGCGGGAGGTCGTCAACGGATGAGAATTGATCTATTGCCGCTTGAATACCGCCCTCAGCCACCCCTAAGCACTTTTCGGCTGGCTGTTTATATCCTGGGGGTCTTGCTGGTGCTTGGACTCGCGAGCGGGCTGGTCTATCTATATTTTAACCATTTGACCATGGCCCAACAGTTACAAAGTACCCAGGAACAGTTGCAGATGTTTCAGGGGTCCATCAGCGCGGTCAAACAGGCCGAACAGCTTAACCGCGAGGTGGTGGAGCAGAAAGCGCAGCTTGAACAGATCAAGCAAGCCTATCCCGATCTACGGCGGATCCTCTCCGGCCTGGCTAGAGCCGTGCCGGAGAATTGCTGGTTTACCAATTTGTCGATTGGGTCCGACGGCGGCATGAAACTGACCGGCAATACGGTTTCCTTATCGATCCTCGGCGATCTGATGTTCCATATCAACCAGTTGGATTCGGTACAAGCCCTGAAACTGAACTCGGTCCAGCAGCAAACTGAGAACTCGGCGGCGCTTTCTATCTACGCTTTCAATATTGAGATGAATACCGGAAGGAGTTCTCAATATGTTGAAAATCGACAAAATTAATGTTGATTCCGTATTGGCAACGATGGCGCTGTTGCTGCTCCTCGGAGGAGGCGCATGGGCTTATTCTTTATACGGGGAAAATGAGAAGCTTGCGCCGGTGCTGGCGGCGAAACAAAGCGAGCTGCAAGCGGTCAAAGCCAAGTTGCACCTTCTGCCGCGGCTGCAACGGGAGAAAGAGGCCTCCCAGGCTGAAACCGAATATTTTTTGCAATATGTACCCAGCCGGGAAGAACAGGAAAAGTTCATCCGGGAATTGGAGACCATGGTCGCCAGGAACGAGCTCAATTTGCAGAATATTCAGATTCTGCCTCAGCCGGTTCATTATAAAGACCTTTCACAATATGCCGTCTACCAATGGAAACTGTCGTTGCAGGGAAGTTTCAGCGGCTTAAACCGCTTTCTTGAAGAAGTAGACCAAGCGGAACGTTTCTTAAAAGTATCCGACCTGTCGGTGAACGGCCAGGCATACCCGCAGCCGGGCGAGCCGGTAAAGCAGAATTTAAAGCACTATCCATTGGATATTACCCTGACCATCGATTTAATTACCAAATCTACGGGGAAGGAAAGCCATGAAAAAACAGGACAGTAAGAATAAAGGCCAACAACTCAGCCCGCTGACCTGGATCGTAATCGGCGTCGGGATTGTGGCCATCATCTATCTCTCGCTGCCGCAACAGCCACAGCGGTCGCTTTTGACCACCGCCCCGCAGATTCATCGGGAACCTGGAGCCCTGCAGCGGGAGACGGCTGCGGCGCCAGCGGAGGCGGGAGACTCTAATGATTTGGGCATGCGAAATCCTTTTGAACCGCCTCCGGAAG
This Hydrogenispora ethanolica DNA region includes the following protein-coding sequences:
- the gspE gene encoding type II secretion system ATPase GspE, producing MSRQKLGDLLVRHGFITPQQLADSLEEQRKTEARLGSILVKRGYLTEQNLIEVLEFQLGIPHVVIAKKQIAPETVELVPEQLARKYKVFPVDRAGERIILGMLDPTDVFAIDELRLSLNMEIQPVIVTEEDLNRAINQYYGMRGSIEEVFKDLDIEFEQTKEEPQYDDLEAAEEAPIVKLVNLIMTQAVKERASDIHLEPTEKELLVRFRIDGHLKKIMTSPKNTQAAIISRIKIISGMNIAEKRLPQDGRVQIRVEGTAIDMRVSAIPTLFGEKIVMRLLFKTNIMARMEQLGFIPMTLEKFRTVYRQPHGIILVTGPTGSGKSTTLSAVLNELNSPDINILTVEDPVEYQIPGVNQVQVNNKAGLTFAAALRSFLRQDPDIIMVGEIRDRETAQIASQAALTGHLVLSTLHTNDAPSTVTRLIDMGIEPFLVASTLAGVLAQRLVRSLCKQCKEPYRLQPDDPYYKIVTTVFPNFDPDKHLFYRGRGCPECHNTGYARRMAIHEVLIINQELRATIAQNVPAAALKDVAVGNGMLTLFQDGLVKAMEGLTSLDEIVRAAYTFE
- a CDS encoding type IV pilus modification PilV family protein; its protein translation is MPQHSNVEKGFSLVEVLMAMLLFAAAVLMLASYTIATSRSQLLAKRMDMAAAKAANEIEKCKTLASQDRFTEIEGQDAWTDSDGFEILKDVTDLTLDNAGNMSLETESPSLKRVKVTVTYYNDNDKNDKLISVTQTTLISSR
- a CDS encoding PilN domain-containing protein; this translates as MRIDLLPLEYRPQPPLSTFRLAVYILGVLLVLGLASGLVYLYFNHLTMAQQLQSTQEQLQMFQGSISAVKQAEQLNREVVEQKAQLEQIKQAYPDLRRILSGLARAVPENCWFTNLSIGSDGGMKLTGNTVSLSILGDLMFHINQLDSVQALKLNSVQQQTENSAALSIYAFNIEMNTGRSSQYVENRQN
- a CDS encoding PulJ/GspJ family protein; translation: MSTQKNGFTLVEILIAFTITAFLTIAIALMLKNTSNYYSAMRSETEIQQYVQTTLSFCKNEILSAQRFRYTGNSGTTNESITFCNASGQEITYHKEGSILKREKAGETDPIIAENVDVWKITYLNDSQLKFSELSITLKLHDSKDTTISYQNLITIHPRNFEGVLDSDHQGWVK
- a CDS encoding pilus assembly FimT family protein — translated: MGLRYPRQTAGFTLIELIITLAILGIVAGLAWPRFQGFTDWAKFNEAADQFYYGLRQAQRLAISNNTYIKFQWGEESGTFKYKIKNKDDVELESKNFNGLASTWTISTTGFPSQNYVRFSQWGCPVDESLQFKKGTVTFSGCGSSQTFTVYVTGLIKRN
- a CDS encoding type II secretion system F family protein; this encodes MPTYRYQARERSGKVKAGLIDANSEREAGARLRQDGLYITAIQPLLELRGRTQSNPNRKIKLRDLLLFTRQFAVLIRAGVNLVSCLNLLAQQNDNHHFAMIINQIRRDVEGGESLHGALSKHPRAFPAIYIHMVEAGEASGQLDTVLERLTQHLQRDMELRKKVIGSLTYPIIIALVAILSVTVLMVFVLPKLLETFTSAGIPLPLFTKMLMGFCYGVRDYWYIIFGLFFGGLFGFGAYRNTMPGRRATDKILYTMPVIGPVVQKLSIARFTRTLATLLESGIQITTGLEIVERLAGNMVVANAIKAARTSITKGTGFAQPLAELKVFPVLVTQMIGVGEETGELSNMLTEIADFYEREAEYAVTTLTTMIEPAIIVLMGGAVALIVAAVMLPMFEMNSGGLLR
- a CDS encoding pilus assembly PilX N-terminal domain-containing protein, producing MKQYEKGIALVLAIIIVLVISLFLLSLNGVRKDQITSVNLKNKSDKAFELCEAGIEWAARYLANQNQIGEEIEDQNDPLTEEPLGSGNGFCNITWHYDAAQGKYIIKSEATQDGIHRSLQVSIQLQNPLLDYKVASWGGDEAKLTLTGRVEGSVFADSPVDLYFCIADQLAVTQRYYKNTYINKKLALISSDQIKLVNYIAPPTVSFSAYKKDAQEAKIYGKGFYYPGDQTIIFDENYSQDYFKDKIVYADGDLTIKLKGHLHLFNYKEAKMRCNNTVFVAKGNLTITCDDLLFFWRSSIINVNNDKLTLIAGKKLTFDPQIITDSANVNFIGMWYSGEEIDLEPWIGGKDIQLDGMVIAKKGGTVKLWVLKNFFKWQGLDDAHLKMKTITFSDWQENHE
- the pilO gene encoding type 4a pilus biogenesis protein PilO; its protein translation is MLKIDKINVDSVLATMALLLLLGGGAWAYSLYGENEKLAPVLAAKQSELQAVKAKLHLLPRLQREKEASQAETEYFLQYVPSREEQEKFIRELETMVARNELNLQNIQILPQPVHYKDLSQYAVYQWKLSLQGSFSGLNRFLEEVDQAERFLKVSDLSVNGQAYPQPGEPVKQNLKHYPLDITLTIDLITKSTGKESHEKTGQ
- a CDS encoding prepilin peptidase produces the protein MIVGSFLNVIIYRLPRGESIVLPPSHCPYCQHRLGIFDLFPVLSYIGLKGRCRYCRSPISWRYPAVELLTGILTGIWFSVYGLNIAAIPYLLLTYVCIAIAFIDLDHQIIPDRLTLPMMILGLLVRLYQGNLFEALIGGFVGGGILMAIILVYPKGMGMGDVKFLAMAGIWLGWEKAVVTLFLGSLIGTVLLVPFMGLKKIDRRTPVPFGPFLALGVLFILYGGKYFVQILPWGGL
- a CDS encoding prepilin-type N-terminal cleavage/methylation domain-containing protein; this translates as MRKIREQGGFTLMELLIVIAIIGILAAIAVPRFISQTAIANKSVCHNNVATLNTAIELYRATNSKEPSTVAALWTTSQNGKDKAVLKSAVTCPNSGTYSFIMDDNGTANDPKDDVVVQEATCSLDGNAAGKLQENEE
- the pilM gene encoding type IV pilus assembly protein PilM: MAKVGIGLDIGTSSVKIAELQGGKTVSLERFGIVPLEDGALAAGIVKDRAAVAGAIREVLAQSKIKHRKVVVAIASQAVIVRFFKLLKMADVSKEQLANAVRFEAENYIPFPIDEVTMDFQVVHTDPREGDVEVMLVCAQNEIIHSHLETLKEIGLQPLAMDIQPFAMMRAVGLEGDQPQSVALLDIGAGTSDLMIVKNQIPTFTRIIQLAGNRLTQSIGKNLGVNYDEAEKLKLTLSEALYDFTNNNPDSIGYKVNFAMQEGLKELVLELKRSFDYYQLQQRTEEVSRLLVSGGGSQINGMIPYLQNELGIDVQLAVPTSDIRYHEAIHAEFAADVAKMTVAVGLGLREVVNG
- a CDS encoding type IV pilus twitching motility protein PilT gives rise to the protein MELVDILTIGAREQASDIHLTVGRPPMLRIFGELIPVAGYDILSFATIKELLAPLLNEHRQRLLNQDGHVDFSYGVSELGRFRVNIFRQRGSIAGVMRLIPSDIPHLDMLGLPDAVAGLVEKTRGLVLVTGPTGSGKSTTLASMIDLINQNRSCHIITLEDPIEFLHRHKRSLINQREIGTDADSFAGALRAALREDPDVILVGEMRDYETIQTALTAAETGHLVLATLHTNDAMQTVDRIIDVFPPNQQEQVRTQLSLTLQAIISQQLLPRVDKPGRVLAAEVLVMTNAARNIIREGKTHQLPTVIQTGGRLGMQSMDAALRSLCQRRIISAQEALLRSTDQEEFKKLLGVS